The genomic stretch GCCCGGACGCTGGAACTGGGGGCGGTCCTGTTCCAGCCGGTGCGGGAGTTCGGTGAGGGGTTCACGGGGGCGTGCGTCGTGGACCCGTTCGGGAACCTCCTGGGGTTGATGCACAACGTGCACTACCTCGACGTTCTAGAGCGCAACGTCTCGGCGGGCTGAGAGGTCAGCGACCGACGGGGCGGACGAAGTGCGGGCCCGTCGGCCGCCGGCGTCCCGCCGTCGCGACGGTGAACCGCACGACGTCGCTGCGGTACCGGTCGTCGCCGGCCTCGAACACCCGGCCGTCCGCGCCGTAGGAGAACCGCCGCAGCCGCAGGACGGGAGTTCCCGCGTCGACGTCGAGCAGGCGGGCGTCGTCCTCGTCGGCCGCGACGGCGTCGATCTCGTGGTCCACGTCGCCGACGTCGTACCCGTGCGACTGCAGCACCTCGGTGATCGAGACCGCGTCGAGGTCCTCCCCGAGCAGCAGGCGTCCGACCTCCTCGACGTAGGTGAGGCGTTCGAGCATCGTCGGGCGGTCGTCCAGCGTCCGCAGGCGCAGGACGTCGACGACGCGGTCACCCGGTTCCACGCCGAGC from Kineococcus endophyticus encodes the following:
- a CDS encoding GntR family transcriptional regulator produces the protein MSVYQQIADDLRERIASGDLRPGDDVPTEGELAARWRTSRGPVRNALAALRAEGLVESTRGRPSRVVTRPARQPVDTSVPFTRWAREIGARPGARTQSVTLHRADADRAHLLGVEPGDRVVDVLRLRTLDDRPTMLERLTYVEEVGRLLLGEDLDAVSITEVLQSHGYDVGDVDHEIDAVAADEDDARLLDVDAGTPVLRLRRFSYGADGRVFEAGDDRYRSDVVRFTVATAGRRRPTGPHFVRPVGR